A stretch of DNA from Spirosoma endbachense:
AGATACCTGATTAATGCTTAATCACATGGGTGTCCCGAACACTGCTAAAGGTCAGGGCTAACATTTTCCAGGCATTGCCTCGTTTTTTATAGACTTCAGTCACTGTAAACTCAACCTTTGCCTCACTACCCCGAACCGTTGACTCCAGCCTAATTCGGCTCCAGATGATGGCCGTGTCGTCAAACAGCTCCACCGCCACGTCGTGTACATCCGCTTTTCTATACCAAATGCTTCCGGTTTTAATGATTTCGAGTTCCTCGTCCTTTTTCCAGGTGCCACTCATATGGACAAATTTTGACTTGTCATCGAAGAGTTGAGCCAGTTTGTCTACATTCTTGTCGGCCATCCACTGCCATTTTTGCTTCGAGAGATCGATGATTTCCTGTTGGGCCTTAGTGGGGGTGGTTGCCGAAGAATTGGTCTGGTTTGTTTGGGCGAAGGACGCTAGTATACCCATGCTGAAGAAACACAGGCCAAGAATTGATACGTTCATAGTGCGATTGAGTAAAGGGTTAACTAACTATCAGTAAATGAAAATTTTGGTGCTCACGACTATTTCTGGTTTACCACGAACGTCGTTAACGGGCTAGTTTTTAACTGGCCGCATCAGCTTGGAGAACGAGAGTTGACCCAGTATCCATTTTCCGTTTTCGTTTACATAGACCTCCGTCACCATAAATGGATTGGTCACTTCGTTTCCGCCCACTACGGCCACCAGGTCAAGGTCACTTAACAGGATGGCCGTATTGCCAATCATATGGAAGGTCGTTGAATAGACACTCGCTTTCCTGTACCAGATGTTCCCGCTTTTAATGACCTCCAGTTCCCGGCTCTTGCCCCAACTGCCACCCATGTGGACAAACATCGATTTTTCATCGAATAAGGTAGCTAACTTGTCTACATTCTTGTCGGACATCCACTGCCATTTTTGCTTCGAGAGGTTAATGATTTCCTGCTCCATACTGGCGCTACCCGTTGTAGCAGTATTTGCGTTTTGTGCCTGAGCGAAGGATGCCTGCATACCTGCCATCAGGAAGGAAATTGCGAGAATTGCTATGTTCATTGTTGTTTTCATTTCTTTGTTGATTTAAACGCCAGCTTTATACGTACCTAACCACTTTACTATGGCCGGATCACGGTGATCGAAGAAGAGACTTACCTTTGTATCCAGGGTTTTAATGGATTCCATTTCTGACTGGCTTAATTCAAAATCAAGGCTATTAAAGTTCTCTTCCATGCGCTCTTTGCGAACGGATTTGGGAATGGCTACCACGCCCCGTTGGGTTAGCCAGCGCAGGACAACCTGAGCAATCGATTTGTTGTATTTTTCACCAATTGACCGCAGCAGCTCATTGTGAAAAAGGTCGTTTTTGCCTTCCGCAAAGGGGCCCCAGGACTCAATCTGTACATTGTTGTCGATCAGAAATTTCTGCGTTTCGACCTGCTGGTGAAACGGATGCGTTTCGATCTGATTGATCGCCGGAACGATTTCGTTGTGAACAATCAGGTCGATAAGCCGGTCGGGCTGGAAATTACTAACACCGATGGCCCTAACTCTACCTTCTTTGTATAGTTCCTGCATGGCTCGCCACTCGCCGTACACATCACCAAAGGGTTGGTGCATCAGGTACAGGTCGAGGTAATCCAGTTGCAATTTTTTTAACGAATCTTCGAATGCCTTTTTGGTGCCCTTGTAGCCATCGGACTGTATCCAGAGTTTGGTCGTGATAAACAGGTTTTCTCTGGAAACTCCACTTTTTTTGATTGCCTGCCCTACGGCCTCTTCATTCCCATACGAAGCCGCCGTATCGATCAACCGATAACCAGTCGCAATGGCATCCAATACACTTCGTTCACATTCGGCTCGATCAGGCACCTGAAACACGCCGAATCCCAGGATGGGCATTTCCACCCCATTGTTCAAAATCACTTGTTGCATAGGTATTTTACGTTGACAGGGCAAAGGTCTCCTCATTTCTTCGCCCAAATGGTATACAGATTACGGATAGTACAACCATTATTACTGATTCGGATTTAGGCATCAGGAAGGCTGGCAGGAAAGCGGTAATTTTGACTTTGTTATAACGGTACTACTATGGTTACCCTAAGACGATTTGAGACAATAAGCGACTACAACGCCTTCAATAATAATGAAACACTGCACCCGCTGGTGAGTGTCGTCGATCTGTCCAAGGCCGATCCACGGCAAGGCTCCCGCATGTATTTTGGTTTCTACACGATCTTCTTAAAAGATGTCAAATGCGGAGATCTTGTGTATGGCCTGCATACCTATGATTATCAGGAAGGTACGCTGGTTTTTCTGGCACCAGGACAGGTGGCAGGCATAAATAGCAACGGCGAGACGTATCAGCCCAAAGGCTATGCGCTGGTCTTTCATCCTGATTTAATTCATGGCACTTCGCTGGGGCGTCACATACAGGAGTATAGCTTCTTTGGCTACCAATCGAATGAAGCCCTGCATTTGTCGAAACGGGAACGGGGGATTGTGATGGATTGCTTTTCTAAGATTGATTATGAATTAGAGCACGCCATCGATACGCACAGTAAGAAGCTGATTGTGAACAACATTGAACTGTTTTTAAACTATTGCGTCCGATTTTATGACCGCCAGTTTATTACCCGGGATACTGTCCATAAAGGGGTACTGGAACGGTTCGAACATTTGCTGAATGAGTATTATCAGGCTGATAAACCACAGCTTATTGGTTTGCCTTCCGTGGCATACTGCGCCAGTGAATTGAATTTGTCGGCCAACTATTTTGGCGATCTGATCAAGAAAGAAACGGGCAAAACCGCGCAGGAGTACATCCAGACAAAAGTAATCGAGGTGGCTAAAGAACGGATATTTGATCAAAGCAAATCCGTTAGCCAACTAGCCTACGAATTAGGCTTTAAATATCCCCAGCATTTCATGCGTTTATTTAAACAACGGGTTGGACAATCGCCCAATGAGTACCGGATGCTGCATAACAATTAATAGCCTATACATTTCGAAATAAATCATGGCTTGAAGAGCAGGCAAGTCTGAACGAACTGTCTCATCAGGTAAACATGTGACAGGCTACAGTTCTAATGAACATTAATCAGAAGCGGTCCCGTTGAGCAAACATGTGCTCAACGGGACCGCTTCTGATTACGGTATTGATGTATTGCCGTTTATCTTCTATCGATTCGATACAGCCTTCCCCCGTCAGTAATGGCGTATAAGGCTCCGTCTGTGCCCTGTGTTAGATCGCGAAAACGCTGCCCTTCATTCGCCAGCAACCGTTCTTCGCCGATAACCCGGTTGTTTTCGATCACCAGTCGCACAATGTGCATTCCACTTAGAGCCCCAATAAACAGATTATTCTGCCATTCCGGTATACGATTACCACTGTAGAACGTCATGCCGCTGGGTGACACAACTGGGTCCCAGTAATAAACAGGTTGTTCCAGCCCTTGCCGTTGCTGAATACCATCCCCTACCCGACTGCCACTGTATTCGAGGCCATACGTAATGGTTGGCCAGCCATAATTGGCTCCAGGCTGGATGCGATTGATTTCGTCTCCCCCTCTTGGTCCGTGTTCGCTTTGCCACAGATCGCCCGTTACCGGATGGAGAGCCAGCCCCTGTGGGTTTCGATGCCCATAGGTATATAATTCGGGTCGGGCCCCTGCCTGCGATGCCAGTGGATTACCAGTAGTAGCTACCCCTTCTTTGGTGATGCGGATTATTTTTCCCAGTCCCGAATTCAGCGATTGGGCTTGAGGCCGGGTAACCAGATCAGACCGCTCTCCCGTACTGATAAGCAGATTGCCAGTCTGATCGATCACAATACGACCACCATAATGCGCCGTCCCCCGGTAAGCCGGTGTGGCGCGGTAAATGACCGTTACGTTCTCTATCCGTGATTCATTCTGAGACAATTGCCCTTTGGCAACCGCCGTCAGGTTGCCATCCGCCATTGGCTCAGAAAATACCCAGTAGACCGTTCGGTTGGTTGCAAAAGCCGGATCGACCCGTACACCCAGCAGCCCGCCCTGACCAGCGGGATTGACCGTTGGTATACCGGTGATCGGCTGCCCAAGTTGCCCCGTTGTCGTGGCAATGCGCATGGTACCTGCTTTTTCGGTAATAAGTAATCTGCCATCCGGCAGGCTGGTAATGCCCCATGGACTAGTCAGGGCTGTCGTCAGGACCTTGCTTTCGTAGCTGGTAGTTGATCGCACACCAGTTACTCGGGTTTGTCCCGCAAAAGCAGGGCTATAAGTTGCATTGGGCGGGTTTGTCTCAACCGGTGATGTGCTGTTTGGAGGTGTCCCGGTAGATGGAGGAGTTGCCGTATCGGCTACATCGGATTTACAGGAAGCAAATGCAAGCAAAGTACTGGCGATACTAATCAGCATTCGATTTTTCATAGTCCGTTGATTGGTTACGTGTATAGTCAATGAAAGCCAGATCCGTTATCCCGGCTTTCATTACCACATGGATACCACTAGTTTGACTTCGTCGACGTGGCGGCTTTCTCCATCACGTCCAGCCTTGCTTTTCGATGATCGGGTGTAATAGTCGCCGATCCATCGGGCCGAAACTCGAAAACCTCATTCTTTTTTAGATCATAAACGGGTAATTGCGGCAGTCCATTGCCATTCGGATCACCTGTTTTAGCGAAGTTGGCCCAGTAGGTGTTCATCATCTGAGCAACCGCGCCTGTAAGGCATGGGTAATCAGGAAGGCAAATCCCAGGATTATTTTTTTCACGCTACTGTCGTTTAGCTAGTTACTTGATCCGTTTAGCCGACGCATCGCAATTCCACATGGTGCTTTGCGATGGTTGACTTTCCCCTTCGCCCGATCGATGATCAATGCCTTATTTCCGGTAGTATTGGGTAGGTGATCCCAGCACCCGTTCAATGGTCATTATTGATCATTGAACGGGTAAGCTGGGCGGATTTGACTATATATCGGAAGACCAGCCTATGCAAATAATGCGCCTAAATCCGCTTGTCCAGCGCGGGCTTAAAGGGCTGGTTATATTGCCGTTTGCCGGTGTTTTTATACAACGCATTGGCGACGGCACCAAATACCGGCGGGAAAGGAGGTTCGCCTAATCCGGTCGGGTCGAGGTCATTTTCAACAAAGTGAACATCAATCAGTTTTGGCGCTTCGTTATGACGAATGATGCGGTAGTTGTTGAAGTTGCTTTGCTCGGCAGCCCCATTTTTATGCGTCAGAGCACCATAAAACGCATTGCCAATCCCGTCGACCACGGCTCCCTGCACCATATTGGTTGCCGCATCGGGGTTTATCACGATACCGCAGTCCATGGCACTGAATACGCGCTCCACATAGGGCTGCCCCTCACGGGTCACCATATCGACCACATGGGCTGCGTAGGAGTTATGACAGAAATAAGCGGCAACCCCACGATGGTACTTCTCATTACCCGGTTTGTTCCAGCCCGACTTATCCCGTACCAACGTCAATACACCCGCATACCGGTCGGCGTCGTACTCATTGTTTTTACCAACGGGATTTTCCTTTGCCCGTTTCAAGAGATCCAGTCTAAACTCGATGGGGTCTTTACCCATGGCCTCAGCCACTTCATCCAGGAAGGATTGTTCAGCGGCCGCGTTAAAGTTGGAACGTGGGGCCCGGAAGGCACCAATGGTAATATTGGAGGGTATCTCCCACCCTTCGGCCAGGTAATTATCTACGGCTCCGGCCGGAAAACGATTGGCATGGATCGCATGCTCGGGTATACCGCCCCCTTTTACATGGAACCCAATCAGGTTTTTATTCGCATCTAAAGCCGCACGATACGTAGCCGTGTACATCGGGCGATAAATCCCGTAGGTCATGTCATCTTCGCGGGTGTAGATGAGTTTGATCGGTGCTTGGGCTTTTTTGGAAATCAGAGCCGCTTCGGTGAGATAATGACCATACGCCCGACGACCAAAGCCACCACCCATCCGAGTCATCTGAATCTCAATCTTATCGGCCGGAAGATTTAAGATTTTTGACAGCGTCGGTTCGATCCAACCCGGTGCCTGCAACGGGCCTACCAGTATGGCCTTTTCGTCGGTCACATGGGCGAAGAAATTCATCGGTTCCATGCAGTTATGGGCCAGAAACGGAGCATTATAGGTGCGTTCGATTACCTGAGCCGCATTTTTGAAAGCCGTTTCGGGGTCGCCGTCTTTTCTCAATTGCTGAGCTGGTTTTTTGGCATACTCCTGTATTTTTTCCAGCTGGGCAGTGCTGCTTTCAAGCCCGCCCGGAACAATAATCTCTCGTTTGCCGCCCCTACCCATCATGGTATCTTTTGTATCACCAGCAGGCTCCCACTGGGCGAGTAGCTTTTTGCGGGCATTCATGACTTCCCAGGTCGATTTGCCCACCACAACCAGCAAATCGTTGAACGTACGGGTATCGAAACCACCTTGTTCGAAACCGTCTTCATATAATTTCAGGCTAAACACCTCTTTGATACCAGGCATTTTGAGGGTTTGCGACGCATCGAACGATTTCAGTTTCATACCGAAGGCTGGCGGATGCTGAATCATAGCAATGAGCATACCGTCAGCCCGATAATCCAGCCCGAACAGCGGTTTGCCGGTAACGACCTTGAAGCCCTCTACATTTTTCTTGGATTTTCTGACAATAGTGAAGTCCTTCGGGGCTTTTAGTTTCATGCCTTTGGGCACCGTCAGGGTAGCCGCTTTA
This window harbors:
- a CDS encoding xanthine dehydrogenase family protein molybdopterin-binding subunit, which produces MTTTKSTYNRRSFLKASLLSGGGMMLSVSWLSSAKAADKLHELNVPEQWAQLNGYIQITADNVVKLMCPNPEFGQNVMTSLPMIVAEELDVDWKSVVVEMGPHDSTKLGPQFTGGSNSVRMYWKPLREAGAAARQMLCQAAAQSWNVPIEEVTTKAGVLHHSSGKSANYGEMASKAATLTVPKGMKLKAPKDFTIVRKSKKNVEGFKVVTGKPLFGLDYRADGMLIAMIQHPPAFGMKLKSFDASQTLKMPGIKEVFSLKLYEDGFEQGGFDTRTFNDLLVVVGKSTWEVMNARKKLLAQWEPAGDTKDTMMGRGGKREIIVPGGLESSTAQLEKIQEYAKKPAQQLRKDGDPETAFKNAAQVIERTYNAPFLAHNCMEPMNFFAHVTDEKAILVGPLQAPGWIEPTLSKILNLPADKIEIQMTRMGGGFGRRAYGHYLTEAALISKKAQAPIKLIYTREDDMTYGIYRPMYTATYRAALDANKNLIGFHVKGGGIPEHAIHANRFPAGAVDNYLAEGWEIPSNITIGAFRAPRSNFNAAAEQSFLDEVAEAMGKDPIEFRLDLLKRAKENPVGKNNEYDADRYAGVLTLVRDKSGWNKPGNEKYHRGVAAYFCHNSYAAHVVDMVTREGQPYVERVFSAMDCGIVINPDAATNMVQGAVVDGIGNAFYGALTHKNGAAEQSNFNNYRIIRHNEAPKLIDVHFVENDLDPTGLGEPPFPPVFGAVANALYKNTGKRQYNQPFKPALDKRI
- a CDS encoding carboxylesterase family protein, which codes for MMNTYWANFAKTGDPNGNGLPQLPVYDLKKNEVFEFRPDGSATITPDHRKARLDVMEKAATSTKSN
- a CDS encoding nuclear transport factor 2 family protein, coding for MKTTMNIAILAISFLMAGMQASFAQAQNANTATTGSASMEQEIINLSKQKWQWMSDKNVDKLATLFDEKSMFVHMGGSWGKSRELEVIKSGNIWYRKASVYSTTFHMIGNTAILLSDLDLVAVVGGNEVTNPFMVTEVYVNENGKWILGQLSFSKLMRPVKN
- a CDS encoding aldo/keto reductase; amino-acid sequence: MQQVILNNGVEMPILGFGVFQVPDRAECERSVLDAIATGYRLIDTAASYGNEEAVGQAIKKSGVSRENLFITTKLWIQSDGYKGTKKAFEDSLKKLQLDYLDLYLMHQPFGDVYGEWRAMQELYKEGRVRAIGVSNFQPDRLIDLIVHNEIVPAINQIETHPFHQQVETQKFLIDNNVQIESWGPFAEGKNDLFHNELLRSIGEKYNKSIAQVVLRWLTQRGVVAIPKSVRKERMEENFNSLDFELSQSEMESIKTLDTKVSLFFDHRDPAIVKWLGTYKAGV
- a CDS encoding PQQ-dependent sugar dehydrogenase; translated protein: MKNRMLISIASTLLAFASCKSDVADTATPPSTGTPPNSTSPVETNPPNATYSPAFAGQTRVTGVRSTTSYESKVLTTALTSPWGITSLPDGRLLITEKAGTMRIATTTGQLGQPITGIPTVNPAGQGGLLGVRVDPAFATNRTVYWVFSEPMADGNLTAVAKGQLSQNESRIENVTVIYRATPAYRGTAHYGGRIVIDQTGNLLISTGERSDLVTRPQAQSLNSGLGKIIRITKEGVATTGNPLASQAGARPELYTYGHRNPQGLALHPVTGDLWQSEHGPRGGDEINRIQPGANYGWPTITYGLEYSGSRVGDGIQQRQGLEQPVYYWDPVVSPSGMTFYSGNRIPEWQNNLFIGALSGMHIVRLVIENNRVIGEERLLANEGQRFRDLTQGTDGALYAITDGGRLYRIDRR
- a CDS encoding nuclear transport factor 2 family protein; its protein translation is MNVSILGLCFFSMGILASFAQTNQTNSSATTPTKAQQEIIDLSKQKWQWMADKNVDKLAQLFDDKSKFVHMSGTWKKDEELEIIKTGSIWYRKADVHDVAVELFDDTAIIWSRIRLESTVRGSEAKVEFTVTEVYKKRGNAWKMLALTFSSVRDTHVIKH
- a CDS encoding helix-turn-helix domain-containing protein — protein: MVTLRRFETISDYNAFNNNETLHPLVSVVDLSKADPRQGSRMYFGFYTIFLKDVKCGDLVYGLHTYDYQEGTLVFLAPGQVAGINSNGETYQPKGYALVFHPDLIHGTSLGRHIQEYSFFGYQSNEALHLSKRERGIVMDCFSKIDYELEHAIDTHSKKLIVNNIELFLNYCVRFYDRQFITRDTVHKGVLERFEHLLNEYYQADKPQLIGLPSVAYCASELNLSANYFGDLIKKETGKTAQEYIQTKVIEVAKERIFDQSKSVSQLAYELGFKYPQHFMRLFKQRVGQSPNEYRMLHNN